A section of the Papio anubis isolate 15944 chromosome 2, Panubis1.0, whole genome shotgun sequence genome encodes:
- the FEZF2 gene encoding fez family zinc finger protein 2, with translation MASSASLETMVPPACPRAGASPATSKTLAFSIERIMAKTSEPRAPFEPRPGALEADGSQGKKLLNLCSPLPCMIPLQPLGYEVPSKTLLSYSELWKSSLRAGGGGGGGGGGGGGGAPVCGASGLCKTNCGVCCKAELGLAPSALPAGRVIKPQVINQAVGLPASGSLYYFNYLDSTAYPPSELLSGHLFPSGLLNAQAPAALAAHPKLFLLENAKLAGLAADKFPHPAPYPHKERLPAPLEQVLKENSALTAERGGVKGHSKLPGGSADGKPKNFTCEVCGKVFNAHYNLTRHMPVHTGARPFVCKVCGKGFRQASTLCRHKIIHTQEKPHKCNQCGKAFNRSSTLNTHIRIHAGYKPFVCEFCGKGFHQKGNYKNHKLTHSGEKQYKCTICNKAFHQVYNLTFHMHTHNDKKPFTCATCGKGFCRNFDLKKHVRKLHDSVGPAAPSAKDLTRTVQS, from the exons ATGGCAAGCTCGGCTTCCCTGGAGACCATGGTGCCCCCGGCCTGCCCGCGCGCCGGAGCGTCGCCTGCCACTTCCAAGACACTGGCCTTTTCCATCGAGCGCATCATGGCCAAGACGTCGGAGCCCCGCGCGCCCTTTGAGCCCCGGCCTGGAGCGCTAGAGGCGGACGGCAGCCAGGGCAAGAAACTGCTCAACCTCTGCTCGCCGCTGCCCTGTATGATCCCCCTCCAGCCCCTAGGCTACGAGGTGCCGTCAAAGACACTGCTCAGTTACTCCGAGCTCTGGAAAAGCAGCCTCCGGGCGGGCggcggcggaggcggcggcggtggcggcggcggcgggggggCCCCAGTGTGTGGCGCCAGCGGCTTGTGCAAAACCAACTGTGGCGTGTGCTGCAAGGCCGAGCTGGGCCTGGCGCCGTCTGCGCTGCCCGCGGGCAGGGTCATCAAGCCGCAGGTCATCAACCAGGCTGTGGGGCTGCCGGCCAGCGGCTCGCTCTACTACTTCAACTACCTGGACTCGACCGCGTACCCGCCGTCTGAGCTCCTCAGCGGCCACCTCTTCCCGTCTGGCCTCCTCAATGCGCAGGCCCCCGCCGCCCTGGCTGCTCACCCCAAGCTCTTTCTGCTGGAGAACGCCAAGCTGGCCGGCTTGGCTGCGGACAAGTTCCCCCATCCGGCTCCCTATCCCCATAAGGAGCGCTTGCCGGCGCCACTGGAGCAGGTACTGAAGGAGAACTCGGCCCTGACTGCCGAGCGCGGAGGCGTCAAGGGCCACAGCAAGCTGCCAGGGGGCTCCGCAGATGGCAAGCCCAAAAACTTCACCTGCGAGGTGTGCGGCAAG GTGTTTAATGCTCACTATAACCTCACCCGCCACATGCCGGTCCACACCGGAGCCAGACCGTTCGTGTGCAAAGTCTGCGGCAAAGGCTTTCGCCAGGCCAGCACGCTCTGCAGGCACAAAATTATCCACACCCAG GAAAAGCCGCATAAATGCAACCAGTGCGGCAAAGCCTTCAACCGCAGCTCCACGCTCAACACGCATATCCGCATCCACGCGGGCTACAAGCCCTTCGTCTGCGAATTTTGCGGCAAAGGCTTTCACCAAAAAG GGAACTACAAGAACCACAAGCTGACCCACAGCGGCGAGAAGCAGTACAAATGTACCATCTGCAACAAGGCCTTCCACCAGGTCTACAACCTAACCTTCCATATGCACACCCACAACGACAAGAAGCCTTTCACGTGCGCCACTTGCGGCAAAGGGTTTTGCAGAAACTTTGACTTAAAGAAACATGTGCGCAAACTCCACGACAGCGTGGGCCCTGCTGCCCCCTCCGCAAAGGACCTGACTAGGACAGTGCAGAGCTGA